The Streptomyces europaeiscabiei genome window below encodes:
- a CDS encoding DNA polymerase III subunit alpha translates to MAGFAHLHVASGYSVRYGAAHPEHLVRRAAERGMATLALTDRDTVTGAVRFAQACAGTGVRPVFGVDLAVEAIAPPPPAQRRRTPARGGAHVVEPPLRFTLLAQNQAGWARLCRITSAAHARAVSGAAPVVPWDALREYGGPGLAVLLGPLSEPVRALAAGREDVAMKLLAPWKEIFGRGLRLETVAQKRFGTSPGSLRLAARTLALADRTRTTAVLSNAVRYADPDQHRLADVLDAARLLRPIDRRRLDGGQRWLKGERGMETVARMIAECAGGDIRRTRRLVADTAATAAECTVDPVADLGLGARHFPEPALFDAEPRAGAAAQLLRQRCEAGMVRRGLDRDRRALDRLDEELKVIYALDYDSYFLAVGQVVADIRAKGIRVAARGSGAGSMVCHALDIATANPLDHRLLFERFLSVRRASLPDIDIDVESARRLECYDTIFERFGKERVAVTAMPETYRARRALRDTGLALGIAPADVDRIAKSFPHVRASDITGALAELPELRQLAAEAHRFGPLWELAEGLDSLVHGMAMHPCGVVISDATLLDRLPVQPTPQGDYPMAMAAKEEIEALGNIKLDVLGVRMQSAMAHAVTEIERTTGNHIDLDDPQQVPLDDVFAFKLIQESQTLGLFQLESPGQQDLLSRLQPRDPQDVIADISLFRPGPVAGGMPERYIAARHGGTPAYTHPDLEPVLADTYGVTIWHEQIIETLSVMTGCDYALAEIARRALGEKDRLPKIRDWFHGLARARGYSATVRDEVWKTVEAFGAYGFCRAHAVAFAVPALQSAWLKAHYPAFLLAGLLEHDPGMWPKRVLVSDARRGGVQVLPVDINHSQVKHTVEKTDGDQWGVRLALSGVRGISEEECARIEGGQPYGSLSDFWQRAHPSRPVAERLAEIGALSCLHEGRLTRRDLLLQIAELHRQSRTRFAHEGQLPIDAGAVSGTEPSGLPEMTGREALSAELSTLGIDVSKHLMEHHHRLLREVGATDAAHLAGMRAGQQVLVAGVRASTQTPPIASGRRVIFVTLEDGSGLVDLAFFEDSHPACAHTVFHSGLLLVRGTVQVRGTRRTVVGSMAWDLDEIAAARRDHGPEAALALLGESRPHPTPAQPQRTLANGTTGARLHPYADLQPAGNRSADLKKFGHRSPGSAG, encoded by the coding sequence ATGGCGGGCTTCGCCCATCTGCACGTCGCGTCCGGTTACTCCGTCCGCTACGGCGCCGCCCACCCCGAGCACCTCGTGCGGCGGGCGGCCGAGCGCGGCATGGCGACGCTCGCGCTCACCGACCGGGACACGGTCACCGGGGCGGTCCGATTCGCACAGGCATGCGCCGGAACCGGGGTGCGGCCGGTCTTCGGTGTCGACCTTGCGGTGGAGGCCATCGCGCCCCCGCCGCCCGCCCAGCGGCGTCGCACTCCCGCGCGCGGCGGCGCGCATGTGGTCGAGCCGCCGCTGCGATTCACGCTGCTCGCGCAGAACCAGGCGGGGTGGGCGCGACTGTGCCGCATCACATCGGCCGCCCACGCCAGGGCCGTATCCGGTGCGGCACCGGTGGTGCCGTGGGACGCATTGCGTGAGTACGGCGGCCCCGGCCTGGCCGTGCTGCTCGGACCGCTCTCGGAGCCCGTGCGGGCGCTGGCGGCGGGCCGGGAGGACGTCGCGATGAAGTTGCTGGCGCCCTGGAAGGAGATCTTCGGGAGGGGGCTTCGCTTGGAAACTGTTGCGCAGAAACGTTTCGGCACGAGTCCCGGATCTCTGCGCTTGGCCGCCCGCACCCTCGCCCTGGCCGACCGCACCCGCACCACCGCCGTGCTCTCCAACGCCGTCCGCTACGCCGACCCCGACCAGCACCGCCTCGCCGACGTCCTGGACGCTGCACGACTACTGAGGCCGATCGACCGGCGTCGCCTGGACGGCGGACAGCGCTGGCTCAAGGGCGAGCGAGGAATGGAAACCGTCGCGCGAATGATCGCCGAATGTGCCGGAGGGGACATTCGGCGGACCCGCCGCCTCGTAGCGGACACTGCCGCCACGGCGGCCGAGTGCACCGTCGATCCGGTGGCGGACCTCGGGCTCGGCGCCCGGCACTTCCCGGAACCGGCGCTGTTCGACGCCGAGCCCCGAGCGGGCGCAGCCGCGCAGTTGCTGCGGCAGCGGTGCGAGGCGGGCATGGTTCGACGCGGCCTCGACCGTGACCGAAGGGCGCTCGACCGGCTGGACGAAGAACTCAAGGTGATCTACGCGCTGGACTACGACTCGTACTTCCTCGCCGTCGGCCAGGTCGTGGCCGACATCCGGGCCAAGGGCATCCGGGTCGCGGCCCGCGGCTCCGGCGCCGGCTCGATGGTCTGCCACGCCCTGGACATCGCCACCGCCAACCCGCTCGACCACCGTCTTCTGTTCGAGCGCTTCCTCAGCGTGCGCCGGGCCTCGCTGCCCGACATCGACATCGACGTGGAATCCGCCCGCCGACTGGAGTGCTACGACACGATCTTCGAGCGGTTCGGCAAGGAGCGGGTGGCGGTCACCGCGATGCCCGAGACCTACCGGGCCCGCCGGGCGCTGCGGGACACCGGTCTCGCCCTCGGCATCGCCCCGGCGGACGTCGACCGGATCGCCAAGAGCTTCCCGCACGTGCGCGCCTCGGACATCACCGGCGCCCTCGCCGAACTGCCCGAACTGCGTCAACTGGCAGCCGAGGCACACCGGTTCGGACCGCTGTGGGAACTCGCCGAGGGCCTCGACTCCCTGGTCCACGGCATGGCCATGCACCCATGCGGCGTGGTCATCAGCGACGCGACCCTCCTGGACCGGCTGCCGGTCCAGCCCACCCCGCAAGGCGACTACCCCATGGCCATGGCCGCAAAAGAGGAGATCGAGGCGCTGGGCAACATCAAACTCGACGTCCTGGGAGTGCGGATGCAGTCCGCGATGGCCCATGCCGTCACCGAGATCGAACGAACCACCGGCAACCACATCGACCTCGACGACCCCCAGCAGGTCCCACTCGACGACGTCTTCGCCTTCAAGCTCATCCAGGAGAGCCAGACCCTGGGTCTCTTCCAACTGGAGTCGCCCGGTCAGCAGGATCTGCTGTCCCGATTGCAGCCCCGCGATCCGCAGGACGTCATCGCCGACATCAGCCTCTTCCGCCCTGGGCCGGTCGCCGGCGGCATGCCCGAGCGGTACATCGCCGCCCGGCACGGTGGCACACCGGCGTACACGCATCCGGACCTGGAACCGGTGCTCGCCGACACCTACGGCGTGACCATCTGGCACGAACAGATCATCGAGACCCTGTCGGTCATGACCGGCTGCGACTACGCGCTGGCGGAGATCGCCCGGCGAGCGCTCGGCGAGAAGGACCGACTGCCGAAGATCAGGGACTGGTTCCACGGCCTGGCGCGCGCACGTGGCTACAGCGCGACCGTACGGGACGAGGTCTGGAAGACCGTCGAGGCCTTCGGCGCCTACGGCTTCTGCCGCGCCCACGCGGTCGCCTTCGCGGTACCCGCTCTGCAAAGCGCCTGGCTCAAGGCGCACTACCCGGCATTCCTGCTGGCCGGCCTGCTCGAACACGACCCCGGTATGTGGCCCAAGCGCGTCCTGGTCTCCGATGCCCGCCGTGGCGGCGTACAGGTCCTACCCGTCGACATCAACCACTCCCAGGTGAAGCACACCGTGGAGAAGACCGACGGGGACCAGTGGGGTGTACGGCTCGCACTGTCCGGGGTGCGAGGCATCAGCGAGGAGGAGTGCGCCCGGATCGAGGGGGGACAGCCGTACGGATCGCTGTCGGACTTCTGGCAGCGGGCCCACCCCAGCCGCCCTGTCGCCGAACGCCTCGCCGAGATCGGCGCCCTGAGCTGTCTGCACGAGGGCCGTCTCACCCGACGTGATCTGCTGCTCCAGATCGCCGAGTTGCATCGGCAGTCCCGCACCCGGTTCGCGCACGAGGGTCAACTGCCCATCGATGCGGGCGCAGTTAGCGGCACGGAGCCCAGCGGGCTGCCGGAGATGACCGGACGCGAGGCCCTGAGCGCCGAGCTGAGCACGCTCGGCATCGACGTCTCCAAGCACCTGATGGAACACCACCACCGGCTGCTGCGCGAGGTCGGCGCGACCGACGCGGCGCATCTGGCCGGGATGCGCGCCGGCCAGCAGGTTCTCGTCGCGGGTGTACGGGCCTCGACCCAGACCCCGCCGATCGCCAGCGGCCGGCGCGTCATCTTCGTCACCCTGGAAGACGGCTCCGGTCTGGTCGACCTAGCCTTCTTCGAGGACTCCCACCCGGCCTGCGCACACACCGTCTTCCACAGCGGCCTGCTGCTGGTGCGCGGCACGGTCCAGGTGCGCGGCACCCGCCGGACCGTCGTCGGCTCCATGGCCTGGGACCTGGACGAGATCGCCGCCGCCCGCCGCGACCACGGTCCGGAGGCCGCTCTCGCCCTCCTCGGCGAGAGCCGCCCGCACCCGACCCCCGCCCAGCCGCAGCGCACCTTGGCCAACGGCACCACCGGCGCCCGCCTCCACCCCTACGCCGACCTCCAGCCCGCCGGCAACCGTTCGGCCGACCTGAAGAAGTTCGGCCACCGCAGCCCCGGGAGCGCGGGATGA
- a CDS encoding DNA polymerase Y family protein, translating to MTTRQRHIAHLYLHAVLTGDQYADVIELMSSVTPHVQAVPPNSVQLDLTSALRYFDLSPYNVVQLAKIRLKALYGIDSSAGLAGNRMLAAMAADASAPGDTTCVPMGQAADWLYLRPVTALPGIGRTTAETLRRYGLHTIGQVVDLPAGTLQRLLGAGPARLLAERARGHDPRPVTPVEPAAHLVADLALERDCLDPAQHHRAVLGLADQIGQRLRGERQITGRLTLTVRYADSSSTTRTRPLPEPTNHSPSLAATALGLLNALGLQRARVRAFVIRADALLPADSAYRQLSMDPGDDRARVAEAAADRARRRFGPEAVRPATLAD from the coding sequence ATGACCACGCGGCAGCGCCACATTGCCCACCTTTACCTGCATGCCGTGCTGACCGGGGATCAGTACGCCGATGTAATCGAACTGATGTCTAGTGTCACGCCTCATGTCCAGGCCGTCCCGCCCAACTCCGTGCAATTGGACCTGACATCGGCGCTCCGGTACTTCGATCTGTCTCCCTACAACGTGGTCCAGCTGGCGAAGATCAGACTGAAGGCGCTGTACGGCATCGACAGCAGCGCCGGGCTCGCGGGCAACCGCATGCTGGCGGCCATGGCCGCCGACGCCTCTGCACCGGGAGACACCACCTGTGTTCCCATGGGGCAAGCGGCCGACTGGCTGTATCTGCGGCCGGTCACTGCCCTGCCCGGGATCGGCCGCACCACGGCGGAGACGCTACGCAGATACGGCCTGCACACCATCGGGCAGGTCGTCGATCTGCCCGCCGGAACCCTGCAGCGACTGCTTGGCGCAGGTCCCGCCCGGCTGCTGGCCGAGCGCGCCCGTGGACACGACCCACGCCCGGTCACCCCCGTGGAACCCGCGGCGCATCTGGTCGCCGACCTGGCGCTGGAGCGGGACTGTCTCGATCCGGCACAGCACCACAGAGCAGTCCTGGGGCTCGCCGACCAGATAGGCCAACGCCTGCGCGGAGAACGCCAGATCACCGGTCGGCTCACCCTCACCGTGCGGTACGCCGACAGCAGTTCCACCACACGTACACGCCCGCTGCCGGAACCCACCAACCACTCACCGTCCCTCGCGGCAACCGCCCTGGGTCTGCTGAACGCCCTTGGGCTGCAGCGGGCGAGAGTTCGCGCCTTCGTGATCCGTGCCGACGCCCTGCTGCCGGCCGACAGTGCCTACCGCCAACTCTCCATGGATCCGGGCGACGATCGCGCCCGCGTGGCCGAAGCCGCCGCCGACCGCGCCCGCCGCCGCTTCGGGCCCGAGGCCGTCCGCCCAGCGACTCTGGCCGACTGA
- a CDS encoding ABC transporter substrate-binding protein encodes MSVGRRQVLAAGSLTAAGVALGAGTGYAAKPGEEAKSLKQLYREAKAEGGTLTVYAGGDTATQQDGNKAAFEKAFPGITLNIVVDYSKFHDARVDNQLATGSLVPDVVQLQTLQDFPRWKHEGALLPYKPAGFSRVHPAFKDPDGAWTGIFVDAFSTIYNVDKAGGTTPASARDLLDPRWKGKIVSTYPNDDDAVLYLYSLIVDKYGWEWLRRFVAQDVAWVRGTQEPADRVEAGSAVVALGTDGMLTPAAGVKTRFVVPKHDPFMAWAQRAAIFRHAKHPAAAKLYLNWWLSKQTQSDFYMWSVRTDVQPHAGYRPIWEYRNAHLDGFEDFMADRALVEQFRQQLTLYVGEVTGAPSPGWLGLHPGR; translated from the coding sequence ATGTCGGTCGGACGACGTCAGGTACTCGCCGCAGGTTCACTCACGGCCGCCGGGGTCGCATTGGGCGCCGGAACGGGATACGCCGCGAAGCCCGGTGAGGAGGCCAAGAGCCTGAAACAGCTGTACCGCGAGGCGAAGGCGGAGGGCGGCACCCTCACCGTCTACGCCGGCGGCGACACCGCCACCCAGCAGGACGGCAACAAGGCCGCCTTCGAGAAGGCGTTCCCCGGCATCACGCTGAACATCGTCGTGGATTACAGCAAGTTCCACGACGCCCGCGTCGACAACCAGCTCGCCACCGGCTCCCTCGTCCCGGACGTCGTACAACTGCAGACCCTGCAGGACTTCCCCCGCTGGAAGCACGAAGGCGCCCTGCTCCCCTACAAGCCGGCCGGCTTCTCCCGCGTCCACCCGGCGTTCAAGGACCCCGACGGCGCGTGGACCGGCATCTTCGTCGACGCCTTCTCCACCATCTACAACGTCGACAAAGCCGGCGGCACGACACCCGCCTCGGCCCGGGACCTCCTCGACCCACGCTGGAAGGGGAAGATCGTCTCGACCTATCCGAACGACGACGACGCGGTCCTGTACCTGTACAGCCTCATCGTCGACAAGTACGGCTGGGAGTGGCTGCGGCGGTTCGTCGCCCAGGACGTGGCCTGGGTGCGAGGTACGCAGGAACCCGCGGACCGGGTCGAGGCGGGCAGCGCGGTCGTCGCACTGGGCACGGACGGCATGCTGACCCCGGCAGCGGGCGTGAAGACCCGCTTCGTCGTCCCGAAACACGACCCGTTCATGGCATGGGCCCAGCGCGCCGCCATCTTCAGGCACGCGAAGCACCCCGCCGCCGCGAAGCTGTACCTGAACTGGTGGCTGTCGAAGCAAACGCAGTCCGACTTCTACATGTGGTCGGTGCGCACCGACGTCCAGCCCCACGCGGGCTACCGCCCCATCTGGGAGTACCGCAACGCCCACCTCGACGGCTTCGAGGACTTCATGGCCGATCGGGCTCTCGTCGAGCAGTTCAGGCAACAGCTCACGCTCTACGTCGGCGAGGTGACCGGGGCACCCTCCCCGGGATGGCTCGGCCTGCACCCCGGGCGCTGA
- a CDS encoding MarR family winged helix-turn-helix transcriptional regulator — MGELLNDEAVVLYGDILRLTDAIGGQAERTIREATGLGGSEFEVLLRLARHPENRTTSARLADDLSFTSGGLTRLIARMEGAGLLARHPHPDDRRAALLEATPKGRELLERALAAHGPQVTADLVEPLTPVERLVLRELVTKLLAHSARGTVQGPARS; from the coding sequence ATGGGTGAGCTGCTGAACGATGAGGCCGTCGTCCTGTACGGCGACATCCTGCGACTGACGGACGCGATCGGCGGACAGGCCGAGCGCACCATCCGCGAGGCCACTGGGCTGGGCGGTTCCGAGTTCGAGGTGCTCCTGCGTCTGGCCCGCCACCCGGAGAACCGGACCACCAGCGCCCGCCTGGCCGATGACCTGTCGTTCACCTCGGGCGGGCTGACCCGGCTGATCGCCCGCATGGAGGGGGCCGGGCTGCTCGCTCGCCACCCCCACCCCGATGACCGCCGGGCCGCGCTCCTGGAAGCCACCCCGAAAGGGCGTGAACTGCTGGAACGCGCTCTCGCCGCGCATGGCCCGCAGGTCACCGCCGACCTCGTGGAGCCGCTCACCCCGGTCGAGCGGCTGGTCCTGCGCGAGCTGGTGACCAAGCTGTTGGCCCACTCCGCGCGCGGCACGGTGCAGGGGCCCGCACGGTCGTAA
- a CDS encoding acyl-CoA synthetase yields MIPPSATTPHPRNSGLHVDLNPAAAVACNARFQGGSIAIRYPGGDLTYAQLDDKAARLATVLADGGIGDGDRVAHLGLNSSSFLVTLLAAHRLGAVFVPVNFRLAEAELEAVLVRSGATALVCEEGHRESVDNVRDRTALALLLLVDDDCEVPTAGASGWEPWAPRIAVAAPTASIAAKGADDPAILMFTSGTTGTPKGVVLTHGNLWWNSVNVELRLDTRRGDVTYAAAPLFHIGALNSFVLRTLVRGGTVVIRRGFDPQTCLEDLVTHRVNSVFGVAQMFAALARQPGLFDEDLSHLRSIVVAGAPVPPSLIELYAKHGVLLQQAWGLTETAPFATHLPVERTLDKIGSAGIPMPFTEVRVVDAATNTPLRPGEPGEIVVRGPNVTAGYWNTPEANHAAFDEEGWFHSGDIGYLDEDGYLYIVDRLKDMIISGGENVYPAEVERVLASMPGVVDVAVVGIPDAQWGETVQAVMSVDDTAAITLDAVHEYAAGQLARYKLPRRLKIVPAVPRNASGKLDKAGVRRLADEGN; encoded by the coding sequence GTGATTCCGCCATCAGCCACAACACCGCACCCACGTAACTCGGGCCTGCACGTCGACCTCAACCCGGCCGCCGCCGTCGCGTGCAACGCCCGCTTCCAGGGCGGCTCCATCGCCATCCGCTATCCGGGCGGCGACCTCACCTACGCCCAGCTCGACGACAAGGCCGCCCGCCTGGCCACCGTCCTCGCAGACGGCGGCATCGGCGACGGAGACCGGGTCGCCCACCTCGGCCTCAACAGCAGCTCCTTCCTCGTCACGCTGCTCGCCGCGCACCGGCTGGGGGCCGTCTTCGTCCCGGTCAACTTCCGGCTCGCCGAGGCCGAGTTGGAAGCGGTGCTCGTCCGCAGCGGCGCCACCGCCCTCGTCTGCGAGGAGGGACACCGGGAAAGCGTCGACAACGTGCGCGACAGGACCGCCCTCGCGCTCCTCCTCCTGGTGGACGACGACTGCGAGGTGCCGACCGCGGGCGCATCGGGCTGGGAGCCATGGGCACCCCGCATCGCAGTCGCTGCCCCCACGGCTTCCATCGCCGCCAAGGGTGCCGACGACCCGGCGATCCTGATGTTCACCTCCGGCACCACCGGCACGCCCAAGGGTGTCGTCCTCACCCATGGAAACCTCTGGTGGAACTCCGTGAATGTCGAGCTCCGTCTCGACACACGTCGTGGCGACGTCACCTATGCCGCCGCTCCGCTGTTCCACATCGGCGCCCTGAACAGCTTCGTGCTCCGCACGCTGGTGCGTGGGGGCACGGTGGTGATCAGACGCGGGTTCGACCCGCAGACGTGTCTCGAAGACCTGGTCACCCACCGGGTCAACTCCGTGTTCGGCGTCGCCCAGATGTTCGCCGCCCTGGCGAGACAACCCGGCCTGTTCGACGAGGACCTGAGCCACCTGCGGTCGATCGTGGTCGCGGGCGCGCCGGTGCCGCCCTCACTCATCGAGCTCTACGCCAAGCACGGCGTGCTGCTCCAGCAGGCCTGGGGCCTGACCGAGACGGCACCCTTCGCCACGCATCTGCCCGTCGAACGCACCCTGGACAAGATCGGTTCCGCGGGCATCCCCATGCCGTTCACCGAAGTCCGGGTTGTCGACGCGGCCACCAACACACCCCTCCGGCCCGGGGAGCCGGGAGAGATCGTCGTCCGCGGCCCCAACGTCACCGCCGGCTACTGGAACACCCCGGAGGCGAACCACGCGGCCTTCGACGAGGAGGGCTGGTTCCACTCGGGCGACATCGGCTACCTCGACGAGGACGGTTACCTGTACATCGTCGACCGACTCAAGGACATGATCATCAGCGGGGGTGAGAACGTCTACCCGGCGGAGGTCGAGCGGGTGCTGGCCTCCATGCCGGGTGTGGTCGATGTCGCCGTCGTGGGGATTCCCGACGCACAGTGGGGCGAGACCGTACAGGCCGTCATGAGCGTGGACGACACGGCGGCGATCACCCTGGATGCCGTACACGAGTACGCGGCCGGACAGCTCGCCCGCTACAAGCTGCCCCGACGCCTGAAGATCGTGCCGGCTGTCCCCAGGAACGCCTCGGGAAAGCTGGACAAGGCCGGCGTCCGGCGGCTGGCCGACGAGGGGAACTGA
- the hcaB gene encoding 3-(cis-5,6-dihydroxycyclohexa-1,3-dien-1-yl)propanoate dehydrogenase, translated as MTGGWLEGDAALITGGGSGIGRAVAERFLAEGASVTIVGRDRKRLDEVVRDATDPSRIHAVVADVRDSESLHVAVAEAVDRFGKLDTLVANAGVWDYQRQLTRLSGQELDTAFDEIFAVNVKGYVLAAEAAWRELVKTRGSIVMTLSNASFYVNGGGPLYTASKHACLGLMRELAYELAPKVRVNGVACGGMNTDLRGPQGLGLADRSISASFAKQGPDTPPPPIPLHDSSTDPRDFAGPYVLLASRAQSGPITGHAINVDGGIGVRGFASAAGGDHL; from the coding sequence ATGACGGGCGGCTGGCTGGAGGGTGACGCGGCTCTGATCACCGGGGGCGGGTCGGGCATCGGCCGTGCCGTCGCCGAGCGCTTCCTCGCCGAGGGCGCGTCGGTCACGATTGTGGGCCGCGACAGGAAACGGCTGGACGAGGTCGTACGCGATGCCACCGACCCGTCGCGCATCCACGCCGTCGTGGCCGATGTGCGCGACTCCGAAAGTCTGCACGTCGCCGTCGCCGAGGCCGTCGACCGCTTCGGAAAGCTCGACACCCTCGTGGCGAACGCGGGGGTATGGGACTACCAGCGCCAGCTCACCCGGCTCAGCGGCCAGGAACTGGACACGGCGTTCGACGAGATCTTCGCCGTCAACGTCAAGGGCTATGTCCTCGCGGCGGAGGCCGCGTGGCGCGAGCTGGTCAAGACGCGCGGCAGCATCGTCATGACCCTGTCCAACGCCTCCTTCTACGTCAACGGCGGCGGACCCCTCTACACGGCGAGCAAGCACGCCTGCCTGGGCCTGATGCGCGAACTCGCCTACGAGCTGGCGCCCAAGGTCCGCGTCAACGGCGTGGCCTGCGGCGGCATGAACACCGACTTGCGAGGGCCACAGGGACTGGGGCTGGCCGACCGGTCGATCTCGGCGTCCTTCGCCAAGCAGGGCCCGGACACCCCGCCGCCGCCCATCCCGCTGCACGATTCCAGCACCGATCCGCGTGACTTCGCCGGGCCCTATGTGCTGCTCGCCTCCCGTGCCCAGAGCGGTCCGATCACCGGACACGCGATCAACGTCGACGGTGGCATAGGCGTACGCGGATTCGCCAGTGCCGCCGGCGGCGACCACCTCTGA
- a CDS encoding alpha/beta fold hydrolase → MTDLELKHHRVATSLGEIAVTETGEGPVLVMLHGGGPGASGVSNYRQNLPALARHFRVVLPDQPGFGTSYRPGEADLETRSITEITTDALYQTLDSLGIDTFHLLGNSLGGAAALAMAQQRPERVTRLVLMAPGGGWLPFGPTPTEGQKEMFRYYNGGGPSEKKMAAFIRTMVFDHRQFGEDVVRARYEASLDESHIGFYHHYNAAFGKRGGMDPLWRDLHKIKAPTLLLWGRDDRTITLEGAQLMLKQIRDVQLHVFGRCGHWVQLERQREFDALVTGFLGERS, encoded by the coding sequence GTGACCGACCTCGAACTCAAACACCACCGAGTAGCAACCTCCCTCGGTGAGATCGCCGTCACCGAAACCGGCGAGGGCCCCGTGCTGGTGATGCTGCACGGTGGCGGCCCCGGCGCCTCCGGCGTCAGCAACTACCGTCAGAACCTCCCCGCCCTGGCCCGGCACTTCCGCGTCGTCCTGCCCGACCAGCCCGGCTTCGGCACCAGTTACCGTCCCGGTGAGGCGGACCTGGAGACGCGGTCCATCACCGAGATCACCACGGACGCGCTGTACCAGACCCTCGACTCGCTCGGCATCGACACCTTCCACCTGCTGGGCAACAGCCTCGGCGGCGCCGCAGCCCTCGCCATGGCCCAGCAGCGCCCGGAGCGTGTCACCCGGCTCGTGCTGATGGCCCCTGGCGGTGGCTGGCTCCCCTTCGGCCCCACTCCCACGGAGGGGCAGAAGGAGATGTTCCGCTACTACAACGGCGGCGGACCGAGCGAGAAGAAGATGGCGGCGTTCATCCGCACCATGGTCTTCGATCACAGGCAGTTCGGTGAGGACGTCGTCCGTGCCCGTTACGAGGCCTCGCTCGACGAAAGCCACATCGGCTTCTACCACCACTACAACGCGGCCTTCGGCAAGCGGGGTGGCATGGACCCCCTGTGGCGGGACCTGCACAAGATCAAGGCGCCCACGCTGCTGCTCTGGGGCCGCGACGACCGGACCATCACCCTCGAAGGCGCCCAGCTCATGCTCAAGCAGATCCGTGACGTGCAGCTGCACGTGTTCGGGCGATGCGGCCACTGGGTCCAGCTGGAGCGGCAGCGCGAGTTCGACGCGCTGGTCACCGGCTTCCTCGGGGAGCGGTCATGA
- a CDS encoding 3-phenylpropionate/cinnamic acid dioxygenase subunit beta, translated as MSTGTEQIRSRAGARADRDTHFEVEQFYYEEAALLDDGRYADWLDLLADDLDYWMPTRSNRLRRQQALSVAARGEAAFYDESKESLAWRIRRFDSGMAWAEDPPSRTRHLITNVMVSHIDPAEHDGFTEDDLWVRSAFLVYRNRLEREENVFAGGRTDVLRRVEHGGLRVARRSILLDQNILQAKNLSTFF; from the coding sequence GTGAGCACAGGCACCGAGCAGATCCGGTCACGCGCGGGGGCACGCGCCGACCGAGACACCCACTTCGAGGTCGAGCAGTTCTACTACGAGGAGGCCGCCCTCCTCGACGACGGCCGCTACGCCGACTGGCTCGACCTGCTCGCCGACGACCTCGACTACTGGATGCCCACCCGCAGCAACCGGCTGCGCCGGCAGCAGGCGCTGTCCGTGGCCGCGCGGGGCGAGGCGGCCTTCTACGACGAGAGCAAGGAGAGCCTCGCCTGGCGCATCCGCCGCTTCGACTCCGGGATGGCCTGGGCCGAGGACCCGCCCTCCCGGACCCGGCATCTGATCACCAACGTGATGGTCAGCCACATCGACCCCGCCGAGCACGACGGATTCACCGAGGACGACCTGTGGGTGCGCTCGGCTTTCCTCGTCTACCGCAACCGGCTGGAGCGGGAGGAGAACGTCTTCGCAGGCGGCCGCACGGACGTCCTGCGACGCGTCGAGCACGGCGGACTTCGGGTGGCCCGCCGGAGCATCCTCCTGGACCAGAACATCCTCCAGGCGAAGAACCTCTCGACCTTTTTCTGA